The genomic segment gcaatttccttttcctatcaTGGGTTCTTTCTCATCTGTCCTATGTTTCCACCTCCCACAGGGAATGGTAACAACCACAGTTTCTGTCCAAAAGACGTACTGTATCTTGTAACTCCCCAGGCTGCTCATATCCTGGGCCAAATCTTTATGCCAGTGCCCACTGGCAAAGAAGCTGATGACTTGCAGGTTGTTTTGTTCATGCAggattttttcaagttttattaCCTGAAGTTTACCTATATTGTAAATTTTCATGTGAGATAGTAAAGATAACTGTGTAAATAGTATAAAGTCTAGTATACAGTGTACAAACCCACCCACGGGCAAAGCAGAGAGCACATGATGCCCTGCAAGAGAGGTGTGACCTGTCTCGGGGCAGTCAGTGCTGGTCCCCAGTGGTGGGACAAGCGGTGTGACCTGTCTCGGGGCCGTCAGTGGTGGGACAAGTGGTGTGACCTGTCTCGGGGCCGTCAGTGGTGGGACAAGCGGTGTGACCTGTCTCAGGGCAGTCAGTGCTGGTCCCCAGTGGTGGGACAAGCGGTGTGACCTGTCTCGGGGCCGTCAGTGGTGGGACAAGTGGTGTGACCTGTCTCGGGGCCGTCAGTGGTGGGACAAGCGGTGTGACCTGTCTCGGGGCTGTCAGTGGTGGGACAAGTGGTGGGACCTGTCTTGGGGCAGCCAGTGCTGGTCCCAGGGGTGGGAGAAGCAGTGTGACCTGTCTCGGGGCCGTCAGTGCTGGTCCCCAGTGCTGGGACGCAGGCCTGCAGTTCTTGGGATTCGTTGAGGGCCGCCAAATGCCAATTTACTTCTGACCTGTTACTATATCAAACTTCTCTTCGAAAATGCCACAGCCAACTGACGGAGCGGGAGTAGGCACTCTAATATTAATTACTAAAACTGCAAGAGGTTAATTACTTTTACTGAATAATTGCTGAAATTGTTGCAAATGAGTAAAATGCCAAATCCCAAATATGAGCTTGTTTATCTGCCTGGAGACTCTGCATCTTATGACGCTGAAGCTGATCTCATTTGGGGCACAGATTTAACTGCAGATGTATTTATGTCTCTCGTACCGTatggcacagccccagcccctggAATGCGGTCTGACTCCCTTCAGTCTGCAGGttacaaacagcagaaaactgcaCTGTCAGCCCCACTGAGAGCCAAGAGAGCAGCGGTGAGCGAAGTGACAGAGCTGGCataagaaaagagaggaaaaagtgaCCAGAGGAATATATTTTGGCTATAAATTAGAATATCTCTGGTGATTCATGCTATTGCAATTTATGAAAGGATTACTGCCCCCAGCTGCCAAATCACATGTTAATGTCAACTGCTgtccttttaaatgaaaatgctggGCAGGCACCGTGACACCCAAGTTCACCTATGTGACCTGTGAGAGGCTGATAGCGGGGCTCTAGTGAATGGTCTCAGCTTGAATGTCCAGAGCTTACCTAGACACCTCCTTACAAGGCTGCTAATCACCACAGCCATGAGATTCTGGGGAATAATGAAGCCTAGCAAGAATAAAGAAGCCTAGTTTCGTCTTTAAGATGAAACTCAAACCATTTATGAAAAGAATTATAGGAACCTAGCGCTGATGCTACTGCCTTGGTGACTGCTTTGGTCCTATTCAGATAGATTTGGAAAATCCCCAAAGGCAACTGATTCAAGCGTGAGATGTGTTCTACGCTTGTGACAGACTGCTTTGTACTAAACTGGACAGTAACATTCCATGGGAAGAAGCTGTCTACAAGCAGTCACTTCAGAAAATCTTACCTATCTAATTAACCTTACCTATCTAATTACCACCTTCAAAGAGATTAATAAAATATCATCCACTCACAATGCCTATGACCTGTTTAGAATTCCGTTCAACTTAGTTTCAGTTCAACTGAAATCCTCCTTAAGCAAACACCCATTTTAGGAAACAAATAAgactattttatttatcttgCTTAGAAGGTCATTTCCcccaagcagtgtttttttcacCTGGTCCTTATGATAACACTGTAGACAGATTTCATACACACAGACTCGCCACGTTcacttccttcttcctcagtGCTCTCTTTCACGTTACTGAACTTTTAGTTGTCTGTAAATATATCCAGGGGGTGTGTATGCAAGAAAGAGTTACAGAATTGGCAATATAATCCTATCTGAGTCTGCCCTGGAGATTAATTTCATAACTGGCAAAGGTTAGCAGGAAGATCCGACACCATTAACCTGCAGCTGTTCAGAGTCACCTCTGGCAGTATATAGAACTACCTTACTTTATATTATTTACACAGTTATCTTTACTATCTCGCATGAAAATTTACAATATAGGTAAACTTCAAGTAATAAAACTTGAAAGAATCCTGCATGAACAAAACAATCTGCAAGTCATCAGCATCTTTGCCGATGGGCACTGGCATAAAGATTTGGCCCAGGATATGAGCAGCCTGGGGAGTTACAGGTGCCTTTTCCGTTCTCCATCGCACCGCAGGCTCAAGGGATTTAGCAGAAAGCACCTGATCCAATGTACAGACATTTCCCCCGTCCTTCCCAGTGTTATGGAAGAGCCCTGGTATGGGCCAAATATAATGTCTCTATGCAATCATACCTTCTGCAACGGATGCCTACGGTACATTCGTCTgggagaaaaacaacagcagccagtaaaaagcagctttttaagTCCTATAGTTTTATTGGAGAAGTCTGTTTTCccctggaaaacaaagcaattacTCAGGAATTTAGTGTTCTTTTAGATCAAAATAAGGGAAGCACAGAACCATGGTTAAAGCAAATATAATACAGTTTATTCATCTGTGACAAGGTTAGCTTAAAGATGCTCTTAAACAAGAAGTGCCCCTTAGCAACAAGATATCCCTGCTCATTCCCACCCCTGAACTGGAATTTGTTGCCCCCCTCATTTTGCTAACAAAGCTGTCTGCAGAAGATGGTATAGAACAGATCTCTGTGATAATCTgggttaaaatgaaaagaacactTCTCTCTGGAAGGATATTTTTAACCTGAAACCCCAGAAGCAGTTGTATCAGCAAACTGCAGAAAGTAGATGCTGCAATGGAAGAAGAGTAGCAAACAGCTAGGGAATAAGGAAAGAGATAAGCAGGAACTTCTCAGACAGGATTCATTGCCAAAAATCATCTCATGCAACCAGACACCCACCTGTTTTACGCTTGGTGGAATACTTCAGATGAGTGTGAAGTACCCAAAAGCCACGTTCAGCACTCTCTGTGTAGCTGCTTTAAGCAAACAGAGGGTGGAGAGAGGCTGCACGCAAAGCAAATGTTGCCAAGTGAAATCAAGGGCCATTttataatgcttttatttttcaagtccgatgtatatttgcataaaaattaacaaattctAAAACTATTATCTTTAGAAAcacaaaatctcttttctccACCTCAAGGAACAGCACTACAATTTAAATTTCCCCGCACTGATGTTTATGTCTAAACACATTTTGGTTTCTGTAAGGATCAGAAATACGTTTCACTCATTTTCTATAGGTAGGTGACTGATCTGGAAAACCTAAAGGCTTCTTACAAGTTATCTCTTTCTTGCCCCTGAGTACACCCACAGGCTCTCTAGCCTCTCCTCCTGACCTTCCTCGGGGCTGGCTGGCCAGTGCCCAGCACCACCTCTGATAAGTACAGCTGTAACCCGGGGTCGCGCTGCTGGAGGTCAGGAGGAGAGGCTGTAGAGATACAGCAGTTTCCAGAGGCACATTCCAGCGCATGTTGTAAAGAACAGGACAATCTCGCAAGAATACTCTATGAGTGAAAGAAATAGCTGTTGTGTTCACAGCATGTTTGGTTAAGGATCGTCTCTACTGTAGGTGATGTTGTGAAGAGGTAGTGGTTACTATCTTTGCTTTGCATCATCTATTTTTCATCCTCCGTTTTGTAGAAAGATATCTGCCACAGGTGAGTGAAAACGATCTTGATTCAACGTCTCCTCCAAAAGACACTGCCCTCCCAAATCAGAACAAAGCTAAATCTTTGTCCAAGGTCACCCAAGGTAACGTTTGCTGTATTCCCAGCTCTGATGTCATGAAAGATGGGCAGCCTTCTGGCACCAAGGAGACAGAGTGATCAACTCGTATCTTCCCTGACACGGGTTGATCACTATTTCTTCAGAAGCTGAGTGATTTCCACCAGGCTTGCAGGCTACAAAGTCAAGACAACCCCTCTGCTGTGGCTGTGCTCTGTGTTGGCTCAGGATGGTGACGGAGCAGGTAACACCTGGCGAAAATGTCTCCTTCTGACCATGGATCTGACAGATGCTGAGATCTCTCTGTATCGAAGCCCATacagaaaagggaacaaaacTTTAGGCAGAATCATCAGGACATTGCAGACTGTCAGGGAGACTTGGATTCCTGTCTGCAGTCTGATGACAACATTGATGCATAAGAAGGATTCTACGAAAAGGGCCAAGAGtggaaagaagtaaaaaaataacactgtgtTGTGCATTAAGAATGTTATACTGGCTCTGGAGCGGATGCTTTCCCATATAccagattgttttgttttaaaatatagacTAGCATAGCAACAGAATATTAAAGACAGACAGAGAAAGATAACTATGGTGGAAAGCCAGAAACAGAGTTTCATGGTATCAGTCCCGTTCAGAGTTAGTATTAGTATTACTGGAACCGAGCACATCTCCAGGACACGTGGCACAAAGCTGTGAGTGCTTGATAGCACCAAGAACAAAATTCCAGGGAAAGCCCCTGAGCACATCCATAGTAACACAATAAGTTTTTTAGTTCGTGAAGGTGGCAAAATAGCAATGTAGcgcaaaggaaacaaaacagctaTGTATGTGTCTAGGACTATTGCAGCAGCTGTGAACAGTCCTCCACAATAAGCCACCGCCAGCAAAAACAACAGGAGGACACAAGCTTCCTTTGGGAGATGGACGTGCGCTGCATTGAGAGCAGCTAACAGGGCATAGAACAACAGGTAGATGAGATCAGAAAGCAGAGCATTTCCCAGCAGCATGTACCTTGTTTCCTGACGGATGCGAAACCTAGAGAAGATCACAAACAAGATGGTAGGAATGATGAGAACACCTGCCAGGAGGCAGACAAGTGGAGGGATTAAAAACATCTTCATGTTTGTGTTTGATGGGTGGAAAGCCCATTCCTCCAGCAAAAAGTACAAAGAAGCATCATCCAACTTTGAGGAACCGTTGAACACCGGCTGCCTGGGGGGGTATGCAGTTGCATTCTCTCTCTTTACTAAAGCATCGCCAGAGATGTCCATTTCCTTAGGATTTTGGGATGACTGTCTGACTCGGAGAAAGAAAGATCTTCTACAGCAAGTCCTTCAAAAGGCAAACGAAGCAGAGGATGCAAAAAGTCTGTGGGAGCAAAGTGATTTCCGTAGCCAATTCTACCAGTTCTTCTCAAGGACAGAAAATTGAAACTTGTAAGTGGATTCCGTGGTGCCAAAAGATGTTTTCGCCTGAAGtggagattttcttttctttctgcctaaTCTAATATCTACAAAAGAGAACGAATCTGTGTGCGCTTTAGAAAAAGCCTAAATCCCTCAGCTAGCTCTTTGATCAGGAATGAATGTGTTGATCATTTTCAGTAATTTGAGTCTGTTCTCATCACCCGTCAAAGAGGCAGGTGAAATATAAGATTGATTAAACAAATATGCGATGATACTGAACAACATTCACTGTCTATTGATGCAGGAGAGTCATAAATGCGATCGGGTGATGTTTTGTACCAACTTGTGTGCAACAACACAATCGATTTGATGTGATCAATAAAAATGGCTCTCAATCCTGTTGTAAAATTGTATCATTGCATCACAATGGCTCTAGTGAATGAGATTATCTTGTTCAGAGATGACATTTTTGCTTCAGCTAATCCTATCGTGTTGTGTACAGATGAGAAGTCTTCCCCTGCCTTTTTTAATGCATGATACACCAATACTGAATTCTCATCCACTGCAGACTTAGAGTCTATCGGTGAATTGTCTGGAATGAGGGACTACACTATAACGCACCAGCAAACCCCCCAGCAGAACTAGCATTTCCAACGTCCATTTGGAGACCAAGTCTTGGCTTGCTGGCCCGCTCACTGCTGCTTTTACTATCAGATCTCAATAacagagctggtggtggagaaCAGTGAAGCATCTGGACTGAGGAGAAGAATCTCCTCAACTTCTTCCAGACATGGGTTGGTCAGGAAAaaaactacctttttttttttttttttaacaggctCAACACAGGCTATAAAGCTTTAGGTTTAATCAGAAAAGGTTGTATTGATGCAGTTGTTCATCATCTTGTGTGATACAAAGTGGGCAGCACTATTTTGTTTCATGGTCTCTCCCTTCTGCAGTTCCTTACCCCTGCGTACACCGCATGGAACAGCACAACGCTGCTAAGACATCACGTTAATTTGCTGTTTACACAGACCACaagaagcaaagagaagagatCTGTAGAATGTATGGCTTTGTCAGCTCCCAGCTTGACCTGCTCTTCTCACCAGTGGTGCAAGGTCTCTTGGAGCTTTTTAAGTGATGGTAAACATCAAAGTATTACTTCCAATACTTAAAAAATAGCGTGTGGACAAGCTAAAGTCTTTTAAATAGTCATAATGCGTAGTCAATGAAATCTCCTGGCTGCTCAGCTGGTTTGAagttatattatttatttaagtgcctaaaaatagaaatgtctaCATTTAGCCAACCTTTTTGGCAGTCCTGACAGCTGTAGCAAGACCTCCCTTCTTCACCAGCATGGTCAAATCTTTAACTATCTGTTTCAACTATgatcttccttcttctctcaaGGAATATGTCCCTGCCCgtagcaggggggttggaactagatgatctttgaggtcccttccaacccaaactattctaggattctatggCAATATGCTTTCTCGTACTGATGCTacaagagcagagggaaagtGGCTGCTTCCTCAACGTGGCATTATTGGATTCCTTATTTCCCCAGCACAGCATATAGCAACGCAGCGTCCTTCCACCCATGGAGACAGTGCATTATCTCACCTTGTCCTTGTCCTTGTCCGAGACGACACGCTGTCTCGGGCTACGCCAAGTAACAAAGCAGACAGCTTATGAAACTCAGCATCAGTCATCAAATCCCATGCACATTTCCTCACACATTGATAGTTGGCACCCACGGAACTGTACGTTAAGACAGTTTGACAGGCTGCACCAAAAGGAACAAAGGAATAGGAGGAAAACCCAATGATAATTTTAAGCACAGCATTTCAGTTGCTATGGTGCCTGAGTAGGCAAACCAGAAGGTGATTATTTTTGTTCACTCAATCCTGCATTCACCGAAAAGTGCACGGACAATATTGATTAAATTATACAATTGGCTGCAGGATCATGCACCGCATCTATCAATGAGTCTCAGCACGGTTAATACCTTGAGCAGACAGCAGTCCTCAGCCCAGACCGATGAATTATACTATTACAGCAAAATGAAAGGGAAGCGATGAAAACTCAAGTGCGTATGAGTCGCTCCCAAAAATAATTTCGGACCTCTGTTAATGGTGGAAGTGTTTGCTGTCTCCTAGCTTGTGGCGTTCAAAGAATGTCCTATTAATAGGTAGACTCTCTCATTTTGATATAAACATCACAACAGTATTTTCCACCAGCTGGCTAGGATTAAATGGGAACAAACAAAAGAGTTCACTGTCTTCCCAGCTGCACAATTTTGgctaatagaaaaataaatgtgaatacAGTATAGAATGATGTGCTGGCATTTATAGGAATGTCTAATGCAGCCAAATATTTCAAGAGTGATGTTATACAGCACTGTAGTTCTGCACATCTCAAGGGCATGTTGTTTATATATAGTTGCTCAATTACAAATAGTTCTTATTATTTCAGTctacttatttttctcctcatgTCTCAAAACATATCCTTATAGCAGAGCTGTTCCTTCCCCTTGGATAAAAGAGTTAGTTATCATGAGCTAGAAGTCCCAGTTACATCTGGGAGGGTAacaaacactgacattttcactACTGAAAGTGCAAAGCAACAGTGGTAACTCTGGCAACCTTCAACTGAACCACCTTTTAAAAACCCACTTCTGTGGCCATGAAAGTGTAAATGTGAATAACGTAAGGCAAATAATACGCAAGGTAGGCAAACTTGCTTATTACTCCATTGTAGATGACTGCAGGTTTATTCTTAGCTGAGATCCTCATCACCAGTGCAAAGTAGCTCATAACTCCCTTGGTTAGCCCGTATGCAGAGCACCACAGAGCCCAAGAGGCATCACAAGTTCACAGCCTTGCTTATCCTGTGCTCAACCATTCATCTGCTACAGCGTACGGATGGCAGAGTAAGCCCTATGGCATGAGCTTGTTCAGCTTTAACTGTGCTACTGTGTAAAAGTCATAGGAATGCAGACAGgctttaattttacaaaaatgcAAGGCAGAAAATAACTGAAGAGATATTCAACCCCATCAGACCCGAGAAAGCCAGCCAAAGCCACGCCCCTCAGCTTCCCACAGGGGATTATAACCACTCAGTATCGTTCTACTAGACTTAAAAGGCTAGTGTCTTATATACATCCAAAATGGTTGGCTCTGGACAGTATCTGATTGGtgtctcctttcattttcttccgCTGAGAAGACATTTCCACACCTGGACCATTTGCAAAGGGCTGGCAGCTCCGTAGACCACTCCTGAGGATAGTGAGCTTAGCTCCTTGCTCTTGCATCTCAGTGTTCGATATTTTGTGGTgccaacccaaacgattctcCTGCAATTTCCTGTAAATCTGGCCTTAATGCTCtagctattgatttttttttaaatgcttcctgGTAGATTTATGTTAGGTGAACGCACGTTTTACATATCTTGCTGATTCAATGCTACAGCATTAGCAGCCGCTCCTCTGGCTCTTATTCTAGCCCAGTACAGTCTGTATTGATTTTCAAACTAAATCACACACTGTTAATTACTTcactcatttctgtttcagtcaACATCCTGCTGAAAGCCTAGTTATCTGTTAAGTTTGGGACATCTAAGAAAGCATGCATTCAGCTGTACTGCACCCTGTGAGTCCACCAAAGGCTGTACTACATTATATTCTGTTACTGACTATAAACAGGTACCGTGTAATTGAACAGAAAAGGTCGGAAACATTCCTGTCTTACAGGAGCTGGTACGGACCTACCTATATGCACGTAGGGAAGGTTCTTATTTCAGAGGGTTTAGTCTAACCAGTTCAAGAAGTACACTGATGCCGTGACAGGGAAGAGCCATACAAGAAAGGGAAGCCACTCAGAATAATGCAAGTACCGATGAGCAGAACAGGGAGAACCAGCTATAATGATTTCCTGCCTGTATCCATATTCTCACTCTGGGGAAAGGAGCTGCTGTCAGTGAAAAAACAAGTAACAGTTTAACCATACTGTTTTTCTCCTGGAGCTTTCCgttttacttctcttttaaatagaaagtcAATTAAAAGACAACTTTTTCTAAAGCTTTAAGATTCCTTCTAACCAGTTCTGCAAGCCTTTCAGGGGCGGCACAGGGGAGATGTACAGCTTGACTCTCCTGGTCTCATTGTCCCCGTCTCCATGCCTCCCCTTGACTCTAGAGCTGTTGTTCAGAGAGTGCCCTGCTTGTTATTTGCTAGAGATAAAGACACACACAGTGCTCTTGTAACCGTACAAAGTTCACAAATCAGGCACGGCAATTACTAAagttaaggaaataaaagaaatgggTGTGAAAACTAAGCTCAGATTACAATGATTTTAAGGTCAAATGAAACCCGAAACAATAGAAAACACGGATTAGAAAGTTCTGGTTTGAACAGAAGACATCGAGAGAGAGATACTGGGAGGACTCAGCATTAAATCCCTGAATCACTTTTTCTAATTCTAAAAACCATCAGGTCATGATGATCACAAAGCCAAGGTAAATTTAGTACCAAATCTGCAGTTGCAATATTGAGAGTTAAGCTGGGTGtcagaaaaacattcagaaaattcagaatttttgaCAACCATTTCAACAAAAGGTTagagaaggaataaaacctgagggggaaaaaaaatgcctgttaAATCCCAGCCACCACCTGTTTTCCTGCAGGTTACTGCTTGGCCCTGACTGCTGCGAACTACAGAACTCACACGATTTCATTTCCTGAGCCTGGCAAGGCAAAGCAAGACGggttttcctcctctgtcttagtcccttttctgtgctgaaagggCCTCCATGATTCATCCACTAAACTGTTTCCACGAGACAAGCTGCTGGGATTTATAGCAAACATCTGCCTGTTTACCTGGTTGGTTTATGGACAGGTTCACAGGACACCAAGAGAAGGCATCCTGTCTGTTTCTTAGGTTTCATCACCTCTCCTGCCTACCTACTTTTCATAACTATGCATTTGTGAAACAGGAGCAGCAGTCTACTAAATAAAGCCTATTTGTAAAATATCAGCCTTCTTTCTTAAAGGAGTTTGATTTGTAAGGAGGAATCTTTCTAAAATTTCTAACATCATGCAAAATTGGTGCAAGCAGGAGAATTTCTGCACCTGCAGAAATCTAAGGTGTTTATGTAAAGAACAATAACATATCACTCTTATCTGAGGATATAGCAGCCATCAGAAGAGATTAAATCCATATTCAGTATCACAAAGTAAGGAGCAGAACTAGAAATACATATCTGAATTCATGGTTCCTCAACTCCTCTTATAaatcagggagaaaaaaaaacacctccttCTCCTGAGAGAAAGCTTCTCAAAGGGAGGAACTATGTACATCCACCAGCCTCCTAGGGGCATCCTTCCACCTCAGGCTGTCGGTGTTTCTGGTTGTGGCCGGCATCaaaaattttgtgtttctgtaccATTTCAGCAGCAATGATGTCCAGTATTgctgaggaggagctgctgcaggcaggcaaaCGCAGCCATTATTCGGTTATGCTCCTGCCTTAAGACGTTTTGTCTCATGTAAAAAGCCAGACAGTAGAGGAGAGGCTTAACATGGCATTTCCTTGAAGGCTGATGCGAAGAGAAGGGAGACAAATGGCTGGAGAGTGTAAAGTGCAAGATAAAATGAGATACCAGAAGAgagatggaagggaaaaaagggtaGAAGAGACAGGCTGGCACATAACAGGCAGACAGGCAGGGGTTTAACAGTGATGTAGGAGATAGGGGGAGTCCAGCCCCGGCTGTACAACGCAATTCCTCCCCGGCAGCTGGGAAGCGCTGTGCTATACAAGCTGGGGGGCAAAGGCAATATAGGAATCAAAATAGAAGGAAACACACTACAAGCAGAGTGGAAAGAGAAATAGGAGTAAAAAcatcatttgaaagaaaatacatgttcTCTCTTCCTATTCATGCCTGTTGATGGCAGGCTGGGAATATATGGATACAAGCTGAACACAGCACGGACTAGCGCAGGGCACAGAAGCATCCTAGAGGGGAAGGAGCCTCACTGCCAAAGTGAAGATGctccttcccagttcccagtgCTGTAGCTAGGAATGGCAAGGGTTCCCAGGTGGCAAAGGCATTGAAGCAGCATTGATTCTTTGAAATACCTCTGCCCGCAGGGAGATGCTGACCTTAGCTCACACTGATGAAGCAGGTGCCAGGCACAGCCACCATATGGCAGAGAGATTAACTGCCAGCACGTGCTGCGCGACAGTCACAATGTCTTATTAGCCGAGGGGGGGATATGCTGTGGGTCGCATACACAGTGCCATTCACAAGCTCTGTTGTCCCTTTCCAGCAGCTCTTTTGTTACTTATCCAGCACAGGTgcttaaaaattagattttctcCACATGTGGTCTTGCTGTGCCTTGTCCTCGTACCAGTGGCTTTCTGCTGCTCCCACTCATTTCCATAGCAATACCCTGTCCTCCTACATGGGAGGTGCAGACTTCATGGCAGGGAAGCAATGttaaggagggaggaggagcaCAAGTGCTGGAAAAAATGCTCAGAACTggtaaagaaaagagagatttttttttttttttggc from the Cuculus canorus isolate bCucCan1 chromosome 9, bCucCan1.pri, whole genome shotgun sequence genome contains:
- the GPR148 gene encoding probable G-protein coupled receptor 148: MDISGDALVKRENATAYPPRQPVFNGSSKLDDASLYFLLEEWAFHPSNTNMKMFLIPPLVCLLAGVLIIPTILFVIFSRFRIRQETRYMLLGNALLSDLIYLLFYALLAALNAAHVHLPKEACVLLLFLLAVAYCGGLFTAAAIVLDTYIAVLFPLRYIAILPPSRTKKLIVLLWMCSGAFPGILFLVLSSTHSFVPRVLEMCSVPVILILTLNGTDTMKLCFWLSTIVIFLCLSLIFCCYASLYFKTKQSGIWESIRSRASITFLMHNTVLFFYFFPLLALFVESFLCINVVIRLQTGIQVSLTVCNVLMILPKVLFPFLYGLRYREISASVRSMVRRRHFRQVLPAPSPS